From Borrelia sp. RT5S, the proteins below share one genomic window:
- the rpoC gene encoding DNA-directed RNA polymerase subunit beta' — translation MKEIKDFEKIKIKIASPDQIRNWSYGEVKKSETINYRTLRPEKDGLFCERIFGTTKEWECYCGKFKSIRYKGIICDRCNVEVTHFKVRRERMGHIELSAPVAHIWYYKYIPSRIGLLLDVTASNLNSILYYEKYIVIEPGDTDLKKMQLLSEDEYSEARERYGMSFNASMGAEAIKTLLENLDLDELSSKLRVQMIDKDDKTDKKLLRRLEIIENFKVSGNKPEWMIMDVLPVIPPEIRPMVQLDGGRFATSDLNDLYRRVINRNNRLRKLLLLNAPEIIVRNEKRMLQESVDSLFDNSHKRKVVKGSSNRPLKSLSDALKGKQGRFRQNLLGKRVDYSGRSVIVVGPELKLHQCGIPSKMALELFKPFVIRRLIESESVFNIKRAKSLIEQEVDEVWQILDDVIKEHPVLLNRAPTLHRLGIQAFEPVLVEGKAIKLHPLVCHAYNADFDGDQMAVHVPLTPAAQAESWALMLSTNNLLNPANGHPIVFPSQDIVLGLYYLTMKKKDVVGEGRKFLNFNQVLLAVNNKSLDYNARIYVKVNGEYVETTAGRIVFNEALPDKVDFVNKTLSDYELQVLISEVYVSHGSSVVIEMLDIIKKLGFKYATRFGCTISMSDIIVPEEKKVYVDKASREISKIQNDYTKGVITGEERYNNVISVWSKTNEELTTKMMEVLKRDRDGFNVIYMMADSGARGSRNQIRQLAGMRGLMAKTSGDIIELPIISNFKEGLSVIEFFISTNGARKGLADTALKTADAGYLTRRLVDIAQDVVVRIEDCGTINGIKVEALKNGEEVVESLREKAVGSYSIERIKHPITGEIVLDVNEEITEPMIKLLETIGVDKLVIRSVLTCEAEHGVCQKCYGRDFSNNKPVNIGEAVGIIAAQSIGQPGTQLTMRTFHIGGVAQAGSEDDKISLKNTFILNGIEGFNVKVDDGLLFTRKGTLKIINVIYEEDVSLVGEIKVVDSQKVIKGMPLFVNKEGADVLSSHIGFIKIMDDRFMIVSEEQEVSLRAGTRLEIKVGDYVEAGSVIGTFDPFAEPIIAEVRGKIKFKDIILGTTLKEEINLETGNIEKRITDQVFESLDPRILIVNDMGIEISSYVLPGDAYLQVEDGQGINIGDVIAKLSKGSEKTQDITGGLPRVNDLFETRIPKNLTEMAKASGVVHFKAIQKGKRLINVLDEYGVEHKHYIPAGKHLLVRDGDIVKAGDMLCDGRINPHDVLEILGGISLQEFLLEEIQDVYRKQGVSINDKHIGVIIKQMMKKVKIVSVGDTNFVYNQKVDKHTFYEQNKRVIEQGGEPAIASPILIGITKASLNIDSFISAASFQETTRVLTDASIAGRVDDLKGLKENVVIGHLIPTGTGMNLYKRIKIRENANDGV, via the coding sequence ATGAAAGAGATAAAAGATTTTGAGAAAATAAAAATAAAAATAGCCTCTCCTGATCAAATTAGAAATTGGTCTTACGGTGAAGTTAAGAAGTCTGAAACTATTAACTATAGAACGTTAAGGCCTGAAAAAGATGGACTTTTTTGCGAGAGGATTTTTGGAACAACAAAAGAATGGGAATGTTATTGCGGTAAATTCAAATCAATAAGGTATAAGGGTATTATTTGTGATCGTTGTAATGTTGAGGTAACTCATTTTAAAGTTAGGCGTGAAAGAATGGGGCATATTGAGCTTTCAGCTCCCGTTGCCCATATTTGGTACTATAAGTATATTCCTTCTAGGATTGGCCTTTTACTTGATGTTACGGCTTCTAATTTAAATTCTATCCTTTATTACGAGAAATATATCGTAATTGAGCCGGGCGATACTGACCTTAAGAAGATGCAACTTCTGAGTGAGGATGAGTATTCTGAGGCAAGAGAGAGATATGGGATGTCTTTTAATGCTTCAATGGGAGCTGAGGCGATTAAGACCTTGCTTGAGAATCTTGATCTTGATGAACTTTCATCTAAGCTTAGGGTTCAGATGATCGATAAAGACGATAAGACGGATAAGAAGCTTTTAAGACGCCTTGAAATTATTGAAAATTTCAAGGTTTCTGGAAATAAACCAGAATGGATGATTATGGACGTTCTGCCTGTGATTCCACCGGAGATTAGGCCTATGGTGCAGCTTGATGGGGGTAGGTTTGCGACTTCTGATTTAAATGATCTTTATAGGAGAGTCATAAACAGAAATAATCGTTTAAGAAAGCTTTTGCTGTTAAATGCGCCTGAGATTATTGTTAGAAATGAGAAGAGGATGTTACAGGAGTCGGTTGATTCTCTTTTTGATAATTCACATAAGAGAAAAGTTGTTAAGGGGTCGTCTAACAGGCCACTTAAATCTTTGTCTGATGCACTGAAGGGGAAGCAAGGTAGGTTTAGGCAAAATCTTCTTGGTAAGAGAGTTGATTATTCTGGTCGTTCTGTAATTGTTGTTGGTCCTGAGCTTAAACTTCATCAATGTGGTATTCCTTCAAAGATGGCGCTTGAGCTTTTTAAGCCGTTTGTGATTAGAAGGCTAATTGAAAGCGAGTCTGTTTTTAATATAAAGAGGGCGAAAAGTTTAATTGAGCAGGAAGTGGATGAGGTATGGCAAATTTTAGATGATGTTATTAAGGAACATCCTGTTCTTTTAAACAGGGCCCCAACGCTTCATAGATTAGGAATTCAAGCTTTTGAGCCGGTTTTAGTTGAAGGAAAGGCAATAAAACTTCACCCTCTTGTTTGTCATGCTTATAATGCTGATTTTGATGGTGATCAGATGGCGGTTCATGTCCCTTTAACACCTGCGGCACAAGCAGAAAGTTGGGCTTTAATGTTGTCAACTAATAATTTATTAAATCCTGCAAATGGGCATCCTATTGTATTTCCATCTCAGGACATTGTTTTGGGTCTTTATTATTTAACTATGAAGAAGAAGGATGTGGTTGGGGAAGGACGTAAGTTTTTGAATTTCAATCAGGTGCTTCTTGCTGTTAATAATAAGAGTTTGGATTATAATGCACGAATTTATGTAAAGGTTAATGGTGAATATGTAGAGACTACGGCGGGTCGTATTGTGTTTAATGAAGCTTTGCCAGATAAGGTTGACTTTGTAAATAAAACACTTAGCGATTATGAACTGCAAGTTTTAATTTCTGAAGTTTATGTTTCTCATGGTTCTTCTGTTGTAATTGAGATGTTAGATATTATTAAGAAACTTGGGTTTAAATATGCTACTAGATTTGGGTGCACAATAAGTATGAGCGATATTATTGTGCCGGAAGAGAAAAAAGTATATGTGGATAAAGCCAGTAGAGAGATTTCCAAAATACAAAATGATTATACTAAGGGTGTTATTACTGGAGAGGAAAGATATAATAATGTTATTTCTGTTTGGTCAAAAACGAACGAGGAACTTACCACTAAGATGATGGAGGTTCTTAAGAGAGATAGGGATGGCTTTAATGTTATTTATATGATGGCTGACTCTGGAGCTCGTGGAAGTAGGAATCAGATAAGGCAGCTTGCAGGTATGAGGGGATTGATGGCTAAGACCTCTGGGGATATTATTGAGCTTCCGATTATTTCTAATTTTAAGGAAGGGTTGTCTGTAATAGAGTTTTTCATTTCTACAAACGGGGCTAGGAAGGGGCTTGCGGATACTGCTTTAAAGACGGCGGATGCTGGGTATTTGACTAGAAGATTGGTGGATATTGCTCAGGATGTTGTTGTTAGAATAGAAGATTGTGGGACTATTAATGGTATAAAGGTTGAGGCTTTAAAAAATGGAGAAGAGGTGGTTGAGTCTTTAAGAGAGAAGGCTGTGGGTAGCTATTCAATTGAACGGATAAAGCATCCTATTACGGGTGAGATTGTTTTGGATGTAAACGAAGAGATTACGGAGCCTATGATAAAGTTATTGGAAACTATTGGTGTTGATAAGCTTGTAATTAGGTCTGTTTTAACTTGTGAGGCCGAACATGGGGTTTGCCAGAAGTGTTATGGACGAGATTTTTCAAACAATAAACCTGTTAATATTGGAGAGGCTGTTGGGATAATTGCGGCTCAGTCAATAGGACAACCGGGTACACAGCTTACTATGAGAACTTTTCACATTGGGGGAGTTGCACAGGCTGGGAGTGAGGATGATAAGATTTCGCTTAAGAACACTTTTATTCTTAATGGGATAGAAGGGTTTAATGTTAAAGTCGATGATGGTTTGCTTTTTACAAGAAAAGGGACTTTAAAAATAATAAATGTTATTTATGAAGAAGATGTTAGCCTGGTTGGGGAAATTAAGGTTGTGGATTCTCAGAAAGTGATTAAGGGCATGCCTTTGTTTGTCAATAAGGAAGGTGCGGATGTATTGTCATCTCACATTGGGTTTATTAAGATTATGGATGATAGGTTTATGATTGTCTCTGAAGAGCAAGAGGTCTCTTTGAGGGCCGGCACTAGACTTGAAATTAAGGTTGGTGATTATGTTGAGGCTGGAAGTGTTATTGGAACATTTGATCCATTCGCAGAGCCTATTATTGCTGAAGTTAGAGGAAAAATTAAGTTTAAGGATATTATTTTAGGTACAACTCTTAAGGAGGAGATAAATCTTGAAACTGGGAATATTGAGAAGAGAATTACAGATCAGGTTTTTGAGTCTCTGGATCCTAGGATTTTAATTGTTAATGATATGGGTATTGAGATATCATCTTATGTTCTTCCTGGAGATGCTTATCTTCAAGTTGAGGATGGTCAGGGTATTAATATTGGAGATGTTATTGCTAAACTTTCTAAGGGGTCTGAGAAAACTCAGGATATTACGGGTGGGCTTCCTAGGGTTAATGATTTATTTGAGACAAGAATTCCTAAGAACTTGACAGAGATGGCTAAAGCGAGTGGAGTTGTTCATTTTAAGGCAATTCAGAAGGGTAAGAGACTGATTAATGTTTTGGATGAGTATGGAGTTGAGCATAAACATTATATTCCTGCTGGAAAACACCTTTTAGTCAGGGACGGGGATATTGTTAAGGCTGGAGACATGCTTTGTGATGGAAGAATTAATCCGCACGATGTGCTTGAAATTCTTGGTGGAATTAGCTTGCAGGAATTTTTGTTAGAAGAAATTCAGGATGTTTATCGGAAGCAAGGTGTAAGTATTAATGATAAGCATATTGGGGTTATTATTAAACAGATGATGAAAAAGGTTAAGATTGTATCTGTGGGCGATACCAACTTTGTTTATAATCAAAAAGTTGATAAACATACTTTTTACGAGCAAAACAAGAGGGTTATCGAACAGGGTGGTGAGCCTGCTATTGCTAGTCCAATTCTTATTGGAATAACGAAGGCTTCTCTTAACATAGATTCGTTTATATCAGCTGCTTCTTTCCAGGAAACTACTAGGGTTTTAACGGATGCTTCGATTGCGGGCAGGGTTGATGACCTTAAGGGTTTGAAGGAGAATGTTGTAATTGGGCATTTGATTCCTACTGGAACAGGTATGAATTTATATAAAAGAATTAAAATAAGAGAAAATGCAAACGATGGGGTTTAG